In the genome of Amphiura filiformis chromosome 4, Afil_fr2py, whole genome shotgun sequence, one region contains:
- the LOC140150372 gene encoding retinol dehydrogenase 8-like, with the protein MPLQVVLITGSSKGIGQEIALLLARDPQRRFKVYATMRNQSTRQDDLKTKAGSSLDDTLFIRELDVTKQETIDKTVKEIVDSEGRIDVLALPVMVQYNASKSALEGFSESIAPPLRKFNVWVSIIHLGSVITDMSLQFGSGPTPILRALTKEIPEDTRNIVEQMVTTNPDDVIGTKSQTANDIAKLVEDVILSDKPNFRYQSSQTIQRMARQRFLDPTGNEMMDTWLKQ; encoded by the exons ATGCCTTTACAAGTAGTTCTAATTACAGGTTCCTCTAAAGGAATCGGGCAAGAAATAGCTCTTCTTCTTGCCAGAGACCCTCAGCGTCGATTTAAGGTCTATGCCACTATGCGTAACCAGTCTACTAGACAGGATGATCTGAAAACCAAAGCAGGGAGTAGTTTAGACGATACACTCTTTATTCGGGAATTGGATGTAACAAAACAAGAGACAATTGATAAAACTGTTAAGGAAATTGTGGACAGCGAAGGAAGAATCGATGTACTAG cactACCAGTAATGGTTCAATATAACGCTTCCAAATCTGCTTTGGAGGGCTTCAGCGAATCAATAGCTCCACCACTGAGAAAATTTAACGTTTG GGTTTCCATTATTCATCTAGGATCCGTAATAACCGATATGAGCTTACAATTTGGATCAGGTCCCACCCCAATCTTAAGAGCTCTAACGAAAGAAATTCCGGAAGACACAAGGAATATTGTTGAGCAAATGGTAACAACCAACCCGGATGACGTTATTGGTACGAAATCACAAACAGCTAACGATATTGCGAAGCTTGTGGAAGATGTTATTCTTTCTGATAAACCTAATTTTCGTTATCAGTCTTCTCAGACAATACAAAGAATGGCGCGTCAACGTTTCTTGGATCCAACGGGCAATGAAATGATGGACACATGGCTCAagcaataa